One window from the genome of Spiractinospora alimapuensis encodes:
- a CDS encoding sirohydrochlorin chelatase codes for MNPDTAPNPGGLPPRALPKRRSGRHRDPLSFDSWIGTPPLLLAVPGAAGDEDAAARMVDLAGSYRPEVERRVGYLGGDSELLRDVLTEKRGSGGALDAVVVPFTAGPRRSAQEEVEAAVAASGARVRVTEPLGPHPMLAEVLHMRLAEAGFVRADRMRLISVVAASAEMADGVIVGSVGGGEGLEAAGVAAVLLAARLGVTVLPAAIDDPTHLAQTVERLRHSGSMRPVLAPCVLGHEVDVSVVDRLVADNQIRRCQDLGSHSTLAKIVALRYAEVLNSLEAEGPQSLDELPAPTGTRHRRDS; via the coding sequence GTGAATCCTGACACAGCACCCAATCCTGGCGGGCTCCCCCCGCGAGCACTCCCCAAGCGTCGTTCCGGTCGCCACCGGGACCCGCTGTCCTTCGACTCATGGATCGGTACCCCGCCGCTCCTGCTCGCCGTGCCGGGAGCGGCCGGTGACGAGGATGCCGCCGCGCGGATGGTCGACCTGGCCGGTTCGTACCGACCCGAGGTCGAACGCAGGGTCGGCTACCTCGGCGGGGACAGCGAACTCCTTCGCGACGTCCTCACCGAGAAGCGCGGCTCCGGCGGCGCTCTCGACGCCGTCGTAGTGCCCTTCACCGCGGGTCCGCGCCGGTCCGCCCAGGAGGAGGTGGAGGCGGCGGTCGCCGCCAGCGGGGCGCGGGTTCGTGTCACCGAGCCCCTGGGGCCGCACCCCATGCTGGCCGAGGTTCTGCACATGCGCCTCGCCGAGGCGGGCTTCGTGCGGGCCGACCGGATGCGGTTGATCAGTGTCGTGGCGGCCAGCGCCGAGATGGCCGATGGTGTCATCGTGGGCTCTGTCGGTGGTGGGGAGGGCCTGGAGGCCGCTGGTGTCGCCGCGGTTCTCCTCGCGGCGCGCCTGGGTGTCACCGTGCTCCCGGCCGCGATCGACGATCCCACCCATCTCGCGCAGACCGTCGAACGGCTGCGCCACAGTGGGTCGATGCGGCCGGTCCTGGCGCCCTGCGTCCTGGGGCACGAGGTGGACGTGTCAGTGGTGGACCGGCTCGTCGCGGACAACCAGATCCGCCGTTGCCAGGACCTCGGCTCGCACAGCACACTCGCCAAGATCGTGGCACTGCGCTACGCCGAGGTGCTGAACTCACTGGAGGCGGAGGGACCGCAGTCCCTGGACGAGCTGCCGGCGCCGACGGGAACGCGCCACCGCCGCGACTCCTGA